The Solanum stenotomum isolate F172 unplaced genomic scaffold, ASM1918654v1 scaffold10289, whole genome shotgun sequence genome includes a region encoding these proteins:
- the LOC125849750 gene encoding protein DETOXIFICATION 14-like yields the protein MENVEEGLLLNEKELVELRCGVIWEEMKEIGYLAGPMIIVTLSQYFLQTISLMMVGHLGELALSSTAIAVSIAGVTGFSFLLGMATALETLCGQAFGAKLYQRLGTQTYTAIFSLIIVCIPIAVLWLYVGKLLTFMGQDPQISHEAGKFIKWMIPALFAYANLQSLVRYFQMQSMIVPMLISSCITICFHIPLSWVLVFSSGLGNIGAAVAVGISLWLNVIILASYMRLSPACAKTRAPVSWEIANGMREFFQFAIPSAVMICLEWWSFELLILLSGLLPNPQLETSVLSICLNTTYTLYAIPFGLSGAVSTRVSNQLGAGNPQGARASTVSVMLIAAAESILVGTTVFACRNVFGYIFSNEKEVVDYVANIAPLLCLSVIIDSFQGTLSGVARGCGWQHIGAYVNLASFYLCGIPVAALLAFWLNFRGKGLWIGILSVTILQTILLSVITCCTNWKKQAAMARERLHADENSSVDNMLS from the exons ATGGAGAATGTAGAAGAAGGATTGTTATTGAATGAAAAGGAGTTAGTTGAATTGAGATGTGGAGTAATTTGGGAGGAAATGAAGGAAATTGGTTATTTGGCTGGTCCAATGATAATTGTGACACTTTCACAGTATTTTTTGCAAACAATATCATTGATGATGGTTGGTCATTTGGGTGAACTTGCCCTCTCAAGTACTGCTATTGCTGTTTCTATTGCTGGAGTCACTGGTTTCAGCTTTCTT TTGGGAATGGCCACTGCACTAGAAACTCTTTGCGGTCAGGCTTTCGGAGCTAAGCTGTATCAAAGACTTGGTACTCAAACATACACAGCCATTTTCTCTCTCATCATTGTTTGCATTCCCATCGCAGTTTTATGGTTATATGTGGGGAAATTGCTAACTTTCATGGGGCAAGATCCTCAGATTTCTCATGAAGCCGGCAAGTTCATTAAGTGGATGATTCCTGCTCTCTTTGCTTACGCGAATCTTCAGTCACTGGTTCGGTACTTTCAAATGCAAAGTATGATTGTTCCAATGCTCATAAGCTCTTGCATTACGATATGCTTCCACATACCACTGTCTTGGGTGCTAGTTTTTAGCTCTGGCTTAGGTAATATTGGCGCAGCAGTGGCTGTTGGTATTTCGTTATGGTTGAATGTCATAATTCTTGCTTCATACATGAGGTTGTCTCCTGCTTGTGCAAAAACCCGTGCACCAGTGTCATGGGAGATTGCCAACGGAATGAGAGAGTTCTTTCAGTTTGCTATCCCTTCTGCTGTCATGATTTG TCTTGAATGGTGGTCATTTGAGCTGCTCATCTTACTATCCGGACTATTGCCGAATCCCCAACTTGAAACTTCAGTACTATCTATATG CCTGAATACTACTTATACCCTTTATGCAATTCCATTTGGTCTCTCTGGCGCTGTAAG CACTCGAGTTTCTAATCAATTAGGAGCTGGAAATCCTCAAGGAGCTCGCGCATCCACGGTTTCTGTAATGCTCATTGCGGCCGCAGAGTCAATACTAGTAGGCACAACTGTATTTGCTTGTCGAAATGTATTTGGCTACATTTTCAGCAATGAGAAGGAAGTCGTGGACTATGTCGCAAACATTGCTCCTCTTTTATGTCTATCAGTCATTATTGACAGCTTTCAAGGAACCCTTTCAG GTGTCGCGAGGGGATGTGGTTGGCAGCATATCGGTGCCTATGTCAATCTTGCTTCGTTTTACCTTTGTGGAATTCCTGTCGCTGCTTTATTAGCGTTTTGGCTCAACTTTCGTGGAAAAGGCCTGTGGATCGGCATACTTTCTGTTACAATTCTGCAAACTATTCTACTCTCTGTTATAACATGCTGCACAAATTGGAAAAAACAAGCTGCAATGGCAAGGGAGAGGCTTCATGCTGATGAAAATTCATCAGTAGATAACATGTTGTCCTaa
- the LOC125849749 gene encoding protein DETOXIFICATION 12-like → MESVEEGLLLKERELVKLRWGVIWEEAKEIGYLAGPMIIVTLSQNFLQTISLMMVGHLGELALSSTSLAISIGGVTGLSLLLGMGTALETLCGQAFGAKQYQRLGTQTYTAILSLFIVCIPIAVLWLYVGKLLTFMGQDPQISHEAGKFIKWMIPALFAYANLQPLIRYFLMQSMIVPMLISSCITICFHIPLSWVLVFSSGLGNIGAAVAIGLSMWLNVIILASYMKLSPACAKTSAPVSWEVVNGMREFFQFAIPSAVMICLEWWSFELLILLSGLLPNPQLETSVLSICLNTIATLYAIPFGLSGAVSTRVSNQLGAGNPQGARVSAISVMLIAATETILVSAAVFASRNVFGYIFSNEKEVVDYVANMAPLLCLSVITDSLQGTLSDVARGCGWQHIGAYVNLASFYLCGIPIAASLAFWLNFRGKGLWIGILSGAALQTILLSVITCCTNWEKQAAMARERLHADEKSSVDNMLS, encoded by the exons atggaGAGTGTAGAAGAAGGATTGTTATTGAAAGAAAGGGAGTTAGTTAAATTGAGATGGGGAGTAATTTGGGAGGAAGCGAAAGAAATTGGTTATTTGGCTGGTCCTATGATAATTGTGACACTTTCACAGAATTTTTTGCAAACAATATCATTGATGATGGTTGGTCATTTGGGTGAACTTGCCCTCTCAAGTACTTCTCTTGCTATTTCTATTGGTGGAGTCACTGGCCTCAGCTTACTT TTGGGAATGGGCACTGCACTAGAAACTCTTTGTGGACAGGCTTTCGGAGCTAAACAATATCAAAGACTTGGTACTCAAACATACACAGCCATTTTGTCTCTCTTCATTGTTTGCATTCCCATCGCAGTTTTATGGCTATATGTGGGGAAACTGCTTACTTTCATGGGGCAAGATCCTCAGATTTCTCATGAGGCCGGCAAGTTCATTAAGTGGATGATTCCTGCTCTCTTTGCTTACGCAAATCTTCAGCCACTTATTCGGTACTTTCTAATGCAAAGTATGATTGTTCCAATGCTCATAAGCTCTTGCATTACAATATGCTTCCACATACCATTGTCTTGGGTGCTAGTGTTTAGCTCTGGTTTAGGTAATATTGGTGCAGCAGTGGCTATTGGTTTATCGATGTGGTTGAATGTCATAATCCTTGCTTCATACATGAAGTTGTCTCCTGCTTGTGCAAAAACCAGTGCACCAGTGTCATGGGAGGTCGTCAACGGAATGAGAGAGTTCTTTCAGTTTGCTATCCCTTCTGCTGTCATGATTTG tcTTGAATGGTGGTCATTTGAGCTGCTCATCTTACTATCCGGACTATTGCCGAATCCCCAACTTGAAACTTCAGTACTATCAATATG CCTGAATACTATTGCTACCCTTTATGCAATTCCATTTGGTCTCTCTGGCGCTGTAAG CACTCGAGTTTCTAATCAATTAGGAGCTGGAAATCCTCAAGGAGCTCGCGTATCCGCGATTTCTGTAATGCTCATTGCGGCCACAGAGACAATACTAGTAAGCGCAGCTGTATTTGCTAGTCGAAACGTATTTGGCTACATTTTCAGCAACGAGAAGGAAGTCGTGGACTATGTAGCAAACATGGCTCCCCTTCTATGTCTATCAGTCATTACTGACAGCCTTCAAGGAACCCTTTCAG ATGTCGCGAGGGGATGTGGTTGGCAGCATATCGGAGCCTATGTCAATCTTGCTTCATTTTACCTTTGTGGCATTCCTATCGCTGCTTCATTAGCGTTTTGGCTCAACTTTCGAGGTAAAGGCCTGTGGATCGGCATACTTTCTGGTGCAGCTCTGCAAACTATTCTACTTTCTGTGATAACATGCTGCACAAATTGGGAAAAACAAGCTGCAATGGCAAGGGAGAGGCTTCATGCTGATGAAAAATCATCAGTAGATAACATGCTGTCgtaa
- the LOC125849751 gene encoding uncharacterized protein LOC125849751: MGKAAKEQFNRALSEHLNTIYETLEALYQTPSSSLEKVSWKEVIQMGEQLYKQATMVGMLWTGEAPEVKALEENMASYFNTLQGLLLLSHSSTVGGGPTLCSCIHASIKQVVDSSFMLMKESVSSYVSNNKNQKLSIPQLVGTVWEACSALKKTPATNITAIGRAMTQLAVSMKDVLREMNELKPASSDVGDESSVQDSAEGDQESDDSFAGDLGNDLSPEEMEIARLTTDVVAATLVVIKELIRSITSLLKQESTADIATFVPSLETLLKLSQEIGLQIDELGASLYPPQEISSLKTAIEKISCATDEILVELDKLKGCSEDFVKACNGLRSSLKQLEAELDHSDATDTMPKIENLSIA, encoded by the exons atgggaaaaGCAGCGAAGGAGCAATTTAATAGAGCTCTCAGTGAGCATCTCAACACCATTTATGAAACTCTTGag GCATTGTATCAAACACCATCTTCATCTCTTGAAAAAGTCAGCTGGAAAGAGGTTATTCAGATGGGTGAACAGCTTTATAAACAAGCCACTATGG TTGGAATGCTTTGGACTGGAGAAGCTCCGGAGGTTAAAGCACTGGAGGAGAACATGGCTTCATATTTTAATACGCTGCAAGGGCTCCTTTTGCTTTCCCACTCAAGTACAGTGGGCGGAGGACCTACCCTGTGTTCCTGCATTCATGCGTCCATTAAACAAGTTGTTGATAGCAGTTTCATGTTGATGAAAGAGTCCGTGTCTTCATATG TATCTAACAACAAAAACCAGAAATTATCAATCCCCCAGTTGGTGGGCACTGTCTGGGAAGCTTGTTCTGCTCTTAAAAAGACTCCAGCCACAAACATTACTGCTATAGGTCGAGCAATGACACAACTTGCTGTTTCCATGAAGGATGTACTTCGTGAAATGAATGAACTGAAGCCAGCGTCATCTGATGTCGGAGATGAATCTTCTGTTCAAGATTCTGCCGAAGGAGATCAGGAGAGTGATGATTCATTTGCAGGTGATCTAGGCAATGATCTTTCTCCAGAGGAAATGGAAATTGCTCGTTTGACTACTGATGTGGTAGCTGCAACACTTGTGGTCATTAAAGAACTTATTCGCTCCATTACAAGCTTGCTTAAGCAGGAAAGTACTGCGGATATTGCTACTTTTGTACCCTCTCTAGAGACACTACTGAAACTTTCTCAAGAAATCGGACTTCAAATTGACGAACTTGGAGCTTCTCTGTATCCTCCACAAGAAATTTCTTCATTGAAGACTGCTATAGAGAAGATATCATGTGCTACTGATGAAATATTGGTGGAGCTGGATAAACTTAAAGGGTGTTCTGAAGATTTTGTTAAAGCATGCAATGGTTTGCGGAGTTCATTGAAACAACTGGAAGCAGAATTAGATCACTCAGATGCAACTGATACTATGCCCAAGATAGAAAACCTCTCTATCGCGTAA